The Granulicella arctica genome segment CAGGAGATGCAGCCGAGGAGAGCACGGCGCCAGGGGCGATTGGGCTGGCGGTGGAGCGGTTCGGCGGGCTGGATATGGTGATCAACAATGCCGGGGCGGGGAACTACAAGAATCTTGTGGATACGTCGGTGGCTGAGTATGACGAGCTGATGGCGGTGAATATGCGGAGCAGCTTTTTGTTTGCGCGACATGCTGCTCCGGTGCTGGTGGCGCAGGGGAGTGGGGTGCTGCTGTTTATTTCGTCGGTGGCAGGATTGCAGGGGTATGCGGGCGAGGCGGTGTATTGCGCGGCGAAGTTTGCGCAGGTGGGATTTGCGCAGGCGCTTGATGGGGAGCTGCGGAAACATGGTGTGAAGGTGGGGGTGATCTGTCCGGGCGGGGTGAAGACGGAGTTCGCGCTGGGTAAAGGGCGGACGGAGGAGAGTGTGCGCGAGTCGGTGATGATGGAGCCGGAGGAGGTGGCGGAGGCGATTGTGTTTGCTTGCATGCAGCCGAAGGGGGCGAGGATCTTGCAGATGACGGTGCGGCACATGGGCTAGATGTGTCGGGAAGCCGACAGATAAGGGCCCTCGTTGTGCAGTTTTTTGCGGTGTTTTCGGGCTGAATTTTGATACAGACGATTTGTTTCGTCCGGAATGAGCCACCCGCGTTTTTAGTCGGCTTTACCGGTATATGCTCGGACTAAAGACAGCATCGGAGGCATGCTCTTGAGCGTTGACTCTGCTGTGGTGCATTACAGCGACGAGCGATTTCAGTTGCTGATCGATTCGGTCGAAGATTACGCGATCTACATGCTCGACTGCGCTGGTCATGTGGTGACGTGGAATCGTGGCGCTTTTTTGAATAAAGGGTACTCGAGCCAGGAGGTTATCGGCAGACATTTCAGGATGCTGTTTGTTCCTGAGGATCTTGCCGCAGGTGCGCCGGAGCGGGAGCTGGCGAAGGCAAGGCAAGACGGCCGTTGTGCTGGAGAAGGGTGGCGACTTCGGAAGAACGGAGAGCGGTTCTGGGCCAGCTTCGTAATTACTGCCATGCTCGATTCAACCGGGCAGCTGGTGGGGTTCGCCAAGGTGACGCGCGATCTGAGCGAGCGGAAGCGGCAGGAAGATGCACTGCTCGCGATGGATGCAGAGCTTCGGGTGGAGCGCGACCGATTGCATGCGGCGGCTGAGAGCAGCATGGACGCGCTGTATATCTGTGAAGCGGTGCGCGACGGCAAGGGTGCGATTGAAGATTTCATCTTCACTTATCTAAATAGCAATGTGGAGAAGATGGTTTCGATTCCGCGCAGCATGCTGCTCGGCCGCAAGATGTGCGAGATGCTTCCGATGGATCGGGAGCGCGGCCTCTTTGAACGGTACAAGCAGGTTGTGCTCACCGGTAAATCGCTGATCTATGAGTTTCAGGTAGAGGATGAGAGGGCCAAGAGCACGTGGGTTCGGGTGCAGGCGGTCAAGATGCGGGATGGGCTTGCTATTACGGCTTCAGATATTACCGAGCGCAAGCAGGATGAGGAACGCATCCTTTATATGGCGCAGCACGACGTGCTGACGGGGCTGCCTAATCGTAACCTGCTGAACGACCGCATTGGGCAGGCGATCGAGATGGCGAAGCGATACAGGCACAAGGTCGGAGTCCTGCTGGTGGATCTGGATGGGTTCAAGCAGATCAACGACACGCTGGGGCATTTTGCGGGAGACATTGTTCTGTTTACTGTGGCCGGGCGTTTGAAGACCGGGGTGCGGGAGATGGACTCCGTGATCCGGATCGGCGGAGATGAGTTTGTCATCGTCGTCTCGGAGATCAGTGAGCTGGATGACATTCAGC includes the following:
- a CDS encoding SDR family oxidoreductase; this encodes MKSLVGKVALVTGASAGIGRATAAALAAQGARVVVTARREERLREVCAAIAAAGGEAIYFAGDAAEESTAPGAIGLAVERFGGLDMVINNAGAGNYKNLVDTSVAEYDELMAVNMRSSFLFARHAAPVLVAQGSGVLLFISSVAGLQGYAGEAVYCAAKFAQVGFAQALDGELRKHGVKVGVICPGGVKTEFALGKGRTEESVRESVMMEPEEVAEAIVFACMQPKGARILQMTVRHMG
- a CDS encoding sensor domain-containing protein, with the protein product MLLSVDSAVVHYSDERFQLLIDSVEDYAIYMLDCAGHVVTWNRGAFLNKGYSSQEVIGRHFRMLFVPEDLAAGAPERELAKARQDGRCAGEGWRLRKNGERFWASFVITAMLDSTGQLVGFAKVTRDLSERKRQEDALLAMDAELRVERDRLHAAAESSMDALYICEAVRDGKGAIEDFIFTYLNSNVEKMVSIPRSMLLGRKMCEMLPMDRERGLFERYKQVVLTGKSLIYEFQVEDERAKSTWVRVQAVKMRDGLAITASDITERKQDEERILYMAQHDVLTGLPNRNLLNDRIGQAIEMAKRYRHKVGVLLVDLDGFKQINDTLGHFAGDIVLFTVAGRLKTGVREMDSVIRIGGDEFVIVVSEISELDDIQHYADNILHKLQSSMVVEGHPILVTGSIGIAAYPESGVTTAELLRQADRAMYIAKRSGKNQTYGMAS